A window of Bacteroidales bacterium contains these coding sequences:
- a CDS encoding TetR/AcrR family transcriptional regulator, with protein MNIIKNVAKYKAMMQTAHDLFWKHGFKRVTIEEVCRKANISKMTFYKYYPNKLELAKAVFDAVVEGAMDKFKNLMTEDLTVNERMHGLLTLKMEGTADVSHEFIQDFYRNPDLGLSTYIEQKTNEYWQNIIEDFRSGQNKGWFREDFKPEIILFAGQKLIELANDEKVQQLYANPQELIMELANLIAYGISPRN; from the coding sequence ATGAATATTATTAAGAACGTTGCAAAATACAAGGCCATGATGCAAACCGCCCACGATCTATTCTGGAAGCATGGTTTCAAACGTGTCACCATCGAGGAGGTTTGCCGGAAGGCCAACATAAGTAAGATGACATTTTACAAATACTACCCCAACAAACTTGAGTTGGCAAAAGCTGTGTTTGATGCAGTGGTGGAGGGCGCGATGGATAAATTCAAGAATTTGATGACTGAGGATCTGACAGTAAACGAACGTATGCATGGATTATTAACGCTTAAAATGGAAGGGACAGCCGATGTGAGCCATGAGTTTATCCAGGATTTCTATCGCAACCCCGACCTGGGCTTATCAACTTATATTGAGCAAAAAACAAATGAATACTGGCAAAACATTATTGAAGATTTCAGATCGGGACAAAACAAGGGCTGGTTTCGTGAAGATTTTAAGCCAGAAATAATCCTGTTCGCAGGTCAGAAACTGATTGAACTTGCCAATGATGAGAAAGTTCAGCAACTGTATGCCAATCCGCAGGAATTAATAATGGAACTGGCCAATCTGATTGCTTACGGAATTTCCCCCCGCAACTGA
- the prmC gene encoding peptide chain release factor N(5)-glutamine methyltransferase yields the protein MAKFTEISATLLFRQMRSQLESEYSPNESRQFAMILLDHFAGIDIREMIINPGRIVERSTQEKINQSVLRLLKHEPIQYITGIAHFCGYEFRVNPDVLIPRPETEELVRLVLEDYADQHNLKIADLGTGSGCIAISLWLRFQDASVDAFDISAEALTIARKNNIEFGARVSFFQTDLCDPNLWPNENYDVIVSNPPYIPIKNKELLPINVAWFEPATALFVPDNDPLLFYRIIADFANSRLKKNGQVYMEVHEDFADKVVELFVKSSFDPVVLRKDINGKNRMVKARKSADHTDY from the coding sequence ATGGCAAAATTTACAGAAATATCTGCAACCCTTCTATTTCGGCAAATGCGTTCACAACTTGAGTCAGAATACTCGCCCAATGAATCAAGGCAATTTGCCATGATTTTACTTGATCATTTTGCCGGAATAGATATCAGGGAAATGATCATCAATCCAGGCCGCATCGTGGAAAGATCAACGCAAGAAAAGATTAATCAATCTGTTTTACGGTTATTGAAGCATGAGCCAATTCAGTACATTACCGGCATCGCTCATTTTTGTGGCTATGAGTTTCGTGTAAACCCGGACGTGCTGATCCCAAGGCCAGAAACCGAAGAGCTGGTACGCTTGGTGCTGGAAGATTATGCTGATCAACACAATTTAAAGATTGCTGATTTGGGAACCGGCAGTGGCTGCATCGCCATTTCGTTGTGGCTCAGATTCCAGGATGCAAGTGTGGATGCTTTTGATATTTCTGCTGAAGCGCTAACAATTGCCAGGAAAAACAATATTGAATTTGGTGCAAGGGTTTCTTTTTTTCAAACTGACCTTTGTGATCCGAACCTATGGCCAAATGAAAACTATGATGTAATCGTAAGCAATCCGCCGTATATCCCGATTAAAAACAAAGAATTATTGCCCATCAATGTTGCCTGGTTCGAACCGGCGACTGCCCTTTTTGTGCCTGATAACGACCCGCTTCTATTTTATAGGATCATTGCTGATTTCGCAAACTCACGGCTTAAGAAAAATGGGCAAGTATATATGGAAGTACACGAAGATTTTGCCGATAAGGTTGTTGAGCTGTTTGTAAAATCAAGTTTCGATCCTGTAGTGCTCCGTAAGGATATCAACGGTAAGAACCGTATGGTGAAAGCACGGAAGTCAGCAGACCATACAGACTATTGA